TTAGCTACTGGTTCTAGTGAACATGATGTTATTGTTATTGATGGAAGGGTTTGTAAGCCTGTAACTAAAAGTAAGTGCCGATTTTGCTCTCTTTCTTTACAACTATTTTTGACTTCTTGgaatttaattatatttttattattagtaGATTTTGTGCCAATGAATTGCTTGTATTGCCAATTTAATGAATTTATTGAGAGCTTCTTGTTTGTCATTGTGGTACCGGGTATGTGCTCGTAGAGCTGATTAGCATATACGGTGGACATGTGTGGTGTTGTTGGCTGTTGTATTAAATACTGCTTTGTACAATTTTGTTCTATAAATTAATTTGGTAAAAGTGAACTGAAACTCTCCAGGAGGGCGTAGTAATCCCTTGGAAATTGGAAGTAGCTATGATATGAGCAGGGAGAGTACCGGACTCTCAAACAATACAGAGGGATCAATGGTAGATATCAACCTATTCAAGAAGATTAAGACAGATACATGCAATTCAGGTATGTGTTGTTCCAGCATGTTGTTACAATCGTCTATTAATGTTGGAATAGATGCCAACCTTGTATCTTGGATTAACATCGAGTAATGGTTTCTTCAGGAGTATGCCAACCTTTATCTGAAAGTTCTTCTGGGGGTCATGAAAAGATCAAATTTAACAGTCTTGCTGTGAAGAGGAAACCCTTGGTCGAAGATATCAATCcacttaaaaagaaaaagattagtGAAAGCAGCTCAGGTGCGTTTATTTGAAATTATGCTTCTTTTAATGTTGGAAATTTCATGCTAGCGTGAGTAGCGCCCATCCCTATTGCTACCACACGGGCTCTTTTAGTTTGGTAGGTCATTAAGTCGAGTACCCTAACTTTAAGAAATTAATATACTTAACTAGAGGATCGGTCCGCCACGCATTGGACCCTAAGCTGGTTGTAATTTAAGTCGTCTGCAAAGGATTCTACCCGCCACCCGGTGGTAATAGTACCCTAAGCTGGTTGTAATATTTGATCTGTTGTGAATCCAAGAGTAGCATCCTTAGTAATGTTTTGCGAAACCCAAGCTTTTATGTCTCCTTCtgattttccatttttttgtaataTGAATCAGAAACTGATTACTAACGAACATACTTGAGTGAACTTAACTAGAGGATGGTGCTAGGTTTCAGTAGACTTGCAATCAGAATTAACACCAACAGTGtaataaacatgctcaaaattaaCTGGACAGGTAAACAGGGATGTGGGAGATTGTGTATTGTTTTGTTTGTTCGACTCACATGGGAAGGTAACTTTTATCGGTTGTGTTTTGTTTTGTAGGTAGATTGAATTTCCCTATGACCAGTCCAGTAGTTCGATCTGTACGCAACTGTATCGATGGCAGTATCAGTGGAAGCTTAAAACGGCTGAGAATAGATGAGATGATTATGGCCACCCCTGGCAAAAGACAGAGATAACTGGTCTTGCATTTTGAAGTGTAAAATCTTAAATCTTAATATAGCGCTCATCTAGAAAGGAGTAAAAATTGGATCCACTAAGTGTGTACATATCAGTTTATGGCATAGAATACCAAATGATTTTTGGTCCAAAATTGTATACCAGTTTGTAAACATGAATGtaaattttctttgatttcagcATAACTTGACAGACAGTACATCTGCAAACCGGTGCTGTAATGTTACCAGCTTAGCAAATAGTCTTAGGCTGgatttggtaatgcttttatttttccagaAGCACTTTCAAAATCTATAtttgtcaataatttttgaaattggtgtttggtaaaaaaaaatcaaagtgctttttaccCAAAGTACTTCCCAAATTTCTCAATTATCATACGCTAGGGTCCTAGGAAGgatgagcttttaaaagctacaaaagcataagctttggtcccatcTAAATTTAAtgattgatttatcttttttgtccctattttattttataaatgacaaaaaaGTTACCCTTAAACTTATATACAATTaactttttatttcttatattttagtctttaaatattattattttttattttcatactATTTCATTTACCATTCATctcatttatcaaaaataaaaataaaaataaaaacaaaaacaaatattaaataattatttaattaattttagtttgattttttgtttgaaaattatatatatattaaaaagtggtttAGTAAAATAAATTTTTTAACAATTATAATAATAGTAACAATTAGTAAAtgtaatattatatatatttatattgaatagtaaaaaaaaagtttatttttaaaaccaataaaatcgaataaaactattttcaaagatatttctgtttttgtcatttgctacaacaatggttgaatttgatattttaccaaacacactctGACTGCttttttaatcaactttaactTTAGTTAATATTTTACCAGACATCAaactgcttttttctcacagcacagcacaacaacgcacaacaGAAAAGTGCTTCTACAAAAGCTGCAGCAATAACAAACTAAGCCTTAATGACAATAAACCTCACTGGGGGATATAGAAGCAAATCAGAAAACACAGGTTTGTACAGTAACATTTACTATATCTTTGCCCTTTCAGGAATGGACTTATAGTTATACCACAACTATAGTTGGTTGAATAGCAGAACAGGATTCAGAATTTTAATCAACTTCAGTATTATTATCATTAATTATGTAAATGGGCCACAAGAGTATCAGCTTTGAGAGCCAACCAGGCTCTCACAAGCTGAATTTATCCAAAGAGGGGCCAATACATGATCCGTAAAAGCAAATTGAAAACTAGGAAAACTGTAAGTCACAAATTTTGCAGACCATTTAGatatcaaataaataaatactaAATAGAATTTTCCATTTGTTTACTTCAGCTACTGATATTGAAACTGTTTGGTCTACCTATACTCAGACTACACTGAACCCATTTTCAGTAAATACAGTTGGAAAAGCTAAACAAAAGTAAATTTTACAGGCGGACTGATATACCAGAGTTGAAACAAGCGCCTGCCATGGGCACAAACATTTTGTCTGGTAACCAGCGCCAAAGCCAACAGCGGGAAAAAAACACCATCTCTATTCTCTTGAGTCTAAAGCAAGGAGTATCTTCTTCCTCGGTCCCTGAAAACCATAACcaacaaaacttaatacaagagGACTGGAGAAAACTAAGTGCATCAAAAGCATGAAAAAAAGAACTAATTCATTCTATGTTTAACAGAAGGCAAACAACAGTAAACGATAAACACATGATGTTAAGAAAGCATATAACGAGAGAGACATGGTAGAAGGTGGACTCTGGATTGAGTACCTAACGTATACCCTAGATGATATCGAACTATGGTCCAAGGATCACCAACCAACACCAAGATTGCAAGTAGAAGTGACACCCTGGACAGGTTAAGCATCTCATATATCCAACTTGAAATTAACAACACTCTTTCATGCAGTACATACTACAAACAATGCCAATATTACACGTAGGAATAAAGTTATATGAATCATGCAAATATCTCAAATGTGTTTATGTACGAGAAAAAATGCACTCAGGATATATGACAGACGTGTTGAGTATCGTACCATCGGCATTCCGAGAGCCTTGAGATCCTCATCAGTCATGTGCATCAATGCAGTCATGTCTACCTGCAGAAACAATATGAAATGTGAACCTGAGAAAACCTTGCAGGCAATAGAATTGAAGAAAATAATCCAATAGCAATCCTGCGTACTTCCTCAGCCTGAAACGTTATTGAATACTTCTCAAGACCCAAAGACTCAAGAAATCCATCTACAGATTCACCCTGCACGGTAATAACATAAATCAGAACAAAATTTAAGTTGGGAATAGGATCAGAAGAGATATCCATCATGTCTTCTattacaggaaaaaaaaaagatgcacACAGATTTTTTGGCATGAAAACTAGACTCCTACTTCAAGCGGTGAGCATAAGATGGTTAGAGCTGAAATTTAGTGTTTCCTACCCCATCGAGAAAATGACACCAAAAGATAGGTCAGCCTGTTACTAGTTCGGATAGAATTTTATTATCTAGACAAGAACATGGAGCTGATTGACTGAATAACAAACTTCTTTCTTTTGTTTAGATAACAATAAAAGAACAAGGTCACCCAAAGACTTATCCACTACCTTTTGCTGTGACTTTTTCCTTGAAGCAGTCGAATTGACAACTTTTTTAGCCTCTGCCATGGGAACATCAACTGCAGCACTTTTTCGGGCAGGTTTAGCAAGTTCTTTAGGCTTTGACTTTGGTAGATCAGTATTAGCCTGCTGTGCATGTGCAATACCTGATAGCTTTACCCGTAGATCCTGGACACCTCCTGCAAGAGAGCCCTTTCCCTTTTGATATGTTTTCTTCAAACCCTTCTTTTGGAGTTTCAATCGCAGGTCATTAGCAGCAACTCGGCGAGCTTCAAATGCCAACCATAGACAAAGCCAACAGTaatgaaaactaaaattatgGAAAAGGTTGTTTGCATATAATAATATCAAAACTACACCATACTTGAAACTCGGGGTTTGTCTTCGTCGTCATAAAGATCGTGTTTCCACTTGTTGTCATTTTGCCGCTGTCTGCCATGCGAACAAAACAAATAAGTAGAAGGAAATGAAAAGCTTACAAAAAATTTAGATAACAATAAAGATCAGAATCCAGAAGCATAAGAAGTTCCAAAACAAGTTGACCTTGTTTTGATGAAAGATGCATGAATGTGTCGCCATCAAGCATATCAAGGGGCCAGAGTGTCCAACGATAATATGTTCAACTGCCCAAATCTAGTTTTATCATTTTAAATCAATCTTGAGAAAAATAACTACGACCAAGCTATATATTCCTTTGGTCGTCCTTCACCTTCCAGTATTGATAGTTTAGTCACTGCGTCCCAGTTCTTCACACAATCAACAAAATCTTTGATACAGAATTTGTTACTTTGCAAACTAAGCCTACCCACATTTTTGCAGATTAAATAAAGTAACTTCAACTACCACATTCATTCTCATTGACACCAATCTCTGAATCCAAACTAAACAATCTAAATCTCCACCCGATTTGGATATTACACACTACTTAACATCCACATATCAACTCTTctgttttgtgtgtgtttaatcATTCATCACTACGCTTCTTCATCAAATAAGATAATTTTTGTTGTTCTAATGCATCCATgtattatcctcaatgttcttaACTAACATCTACAAGTAAGCTATGTAACAGAAGCAGTACCAGTAACCCTAAGACTTACATACATGAATCTACTGTGATGCCCCATTTGTAGACTGTTTTATTACCTAATAATTTTTGCTTAAAAAAAGTTTCTAGAGCTAACACATTGAAATTCATACTCGATACAAAATCAAACTCCAAAGTGGAGAAGTGTTTACTCGGCAGTAAAGTTTCAAACTTTAATACTCCTACATTCAAACTACCAAAATAAACTCCAGAGGAGGGTGGGGGGATGATTAAAGCAACGAAACAACGAGATATATACAATATAAAGGAATAAAATTTCAGGAGAAAAGGTTTGAACCTTTTGCTAAAGGACGTTCTGCCTCTACCATACTCCTCATCTGAATCTCCATTAAGGCGTTCTTTAACAGACCTTTTGTTGGTCTCAGCTACAACCCGATCCGCATACATGGTTTTTATTTAAATTAAACAGCTACTAAGGTAGATAATCAaaagcaaaaagaagaagaagacgaagaagaaaaaaaacctaaccctaattagggtttttgttaagATGATTATTATTCTAAAAAGGGAATAGATTGAATACTATTGCGAAGATGAATGAGAGTAATAATCTAGACAGTGGAATATGAAGGCGCCATTTTAGTTTTCTCTGTTGTGCTAGTTAATCAAGCAGAGAAGTGGGATTTCGAGATCTTTGTGAAAGAGGAAACCAGAAAACTTCCCATGTCCACGTTATCACAGTCTCAAACGTGCAATTTCATAGGGAAGGGTTGACACTTTGACTGACGTTGACCAACTTTAATAATACATACAGTATAATATTAGGGAAACTTTACGCGCAcgctcaaaaaaaataatattcttattgtcaggtccaaaattattttttgtttccatgacacccataattatatgaaattttaaAAAGTATCTGCATAACGGATTATGcattaggggtataattgacaacgcaacttggatataacatatctaaaaaaccgtgtcttagaattttacaaattttatatcgttgggaatctttttaaaagagttacacaacgagtacaaacaacaatatcaaatttaagttTTTTGCGAAAAAATCGGAGATGATTGTTCTTTTaagcaaaattttcaaaaatttggtacataaccattatgcaggcACCAAATACAATGCATgacacattatgcagacacaacaaaagatgcataaaacgttatgcaaccatattttgattCATGCATCCATTAATttatgcataatatgttatgcacaCATTTCCTTGgatacataaaagattatgcatcaatttttttaattcagtgcttacaaaaatatggttgcataatgctttatgcatccattttctcgattgcataacatgttataacgctttatgcatccattttctcgattgcataacatgttatgcagatattattgtaggtgcatgacaaataATGCAaccttttttgtttgtttgtttcaatACAATCAAAAAAGTAGTTGCATAACATGTTGTGCAACCATTTTGTGGACTGCATAACAATTTATGCagcctttttttttgttggtttcaatactaacaaaaaagtaactgtataacatgttatgcaaccattctctagactgcataacaaattatacaTTTATTATTATAGATGCACGACAAGTTATGTAGTCATAATCAAATTTCAATTAAATAACTTAAAATCCAAATTAAACAATAATGCAGACCTTTATATTCAAACCAAAGTTTTGTTCCCACTTCTTCCACTCATACATTCCTGTGCTAGTGCTTCCTGATTATAGGAACCGTCTACATAATTACAGGCCCGACATTCAAGCATACTTAAAAAAATGCCGTCATTGATATTCATACATTCCATTCCAGTAAATCTATGAGTGTTGCTACACCAAAAAATTAAATATACTTCACGGTGACTTACAAAACGAACCCTCCTGAACTCTTGAGTCCATTATACTCTATTTGTAAGTATCTTATCTCATGTCAACTATTTTGTTCACACCAACACCAACATCATATTCTGTCCCTTTCTCAGTTTGGCACCAACGTcacccatgttcttcttcatttcatacCCAATAGCAGTCACTAATTACGGCAGTCATGCAATGGCAACAACACCATTTAAAACCAAACCAACACATTTCTTCTTCGCTGTTGAACATCATTGAGAATTTAGATTTAACTCCAATTTCAGATTGCATTTCATTCATTAGCTCACGACCACCTATCCATGTAATTTTTCCAAGTCAATCGGATCACCATCCACATAAAAACCACTTCGAGGTACTGAAAATACCATCACTTCAGCCGACACCAGCGACTGCAACTTCTTTGACCAACTCACTGCAGACAATCGAAACAAGCCATTCCTACAGCCACCGTAAACAACACCAATGCTTAATCTCGACCTTCTTACAAGCAGGTTGCAGGCAGTTTTCCTTGCATGAGGAGATGTATCCTCACTGATTTCTGGCTTCCTTCCATAGCTATATTGCACCTGCAATTTCAGCACCAACCAGAACCCAAGTTTCCCAGTAAATCAAAGAGACTAAACACACTCAAATACAAGCTATACATACAAAAACTTCAACGACAACGGCCCTTATTCCTGCTAGTTTCACCGCAAT
This DNA window, taken from Papaver somniferum cultivar HN1 chromosome 3, ASM357369v1, whole genome shotgun sequence, encodes the following:
- the LOC113361958 gene encoding uncharacterized protein LOC113361958 gives rise to the protein MMSSDKKSSTVKLFCPSLSKLVPWVIKKEDESLDLGLIANTFGLEPSTLKINNHFISRGIDFVSSSVTWKSLLSFFASRGLATGSSEHDVIVIDGRVCKPVTKRGRSNPLEIGSSYDMSRESTGLSNNTEGSMVDINLFKKIKTDTCNSGVCQPLSESSSGGHEKIKFNSLAVKRKPLVEDINPLKKKKISESSSGRLNFPMTSPVVRSVRNCIDGSISGSLKRLRIDEMIMATPGKRQR
- the LOC113358264 gene encoding ankyrin repeat and SAM domain-containing protein 6-like — protein: MYADRVVAETNKRSVKERLNGDSDEEYGRGRTSFSKRQRQNDNKWKHDLYDDEDKPRVSTRRVAANDLRLKLQKKGLKKTYQKGKGSLAGGVQDLRVKLSGIAHAQQANTDLPKSKPKELAKPARKSAAVDVPMAEAKKVVNSTASRKKSQQKGESVDGFLESLGLEKYSITFQAEEVDMTALMHMTDEDLKALGMPMGPRKKILLALDSRE